The Erwinia billingiae Eb661 nucleotide sequence ATGGCGACGGCGAAAGAGCTGGGATCGATTCTCTCTGGCGGAACAGCTCCTCTGGTTGCTGCTGCGCTGTTGTCATGGACTGGCCACTGGTGGCCGATCGCCACTTACTTTGCGGCGATGGCGGCCATTGGCTTCCTGACCACGTTTGTTGCCCCGGAAACCCGTGGGCGAGACTTAAATGACCCGGATGACGCGATCTGACGGGACCCAGGCGAACCGTCGATCGCTCGGCGGTTTGCCTCTGGAAAAGGCAATAATTTGGTAAAAAGCACCGTAAATCGTGCCACCCGCAGCGATGTCGCCAAAGAAGCGGGCACCTCGGTCGCCGTGGTGAGCTATGTGATGAACAATGGTCCGAGGCCGGTTGCGGAAGCAACGCGGCTTCGCGTGCTTGAGGCCATCAAGAAAACCGGATACCGGCCCAACAGCGTGGCCCGTGCTCTGGCGTCGGGTACCACGAAAACCTACGGACTGGTGGTGCCCAATATTTCCAACGCGTTTATCGCGTCATTTGCCCATGCGTTGCAGCAGGAAGCGTTGAGCAACGGCATGGTGATGCTGTTGGGCGATGCAGGTGACAGCCGTCAGCGCGAGCTAGAGCTGATCAACAATCTGCTGAGCCGTCAGGTCGATGGACTGTTTTATAACAGCGTCGATCGCCACCCTTATATCGATGTGATTCAGGCCACCGGCACGCCGCTGGTGATGCTGGACCGGGTCGATCCCAGCCTGAAAGTGAATATTCTGCGCGTGGACGAGCGCGAGGCTGCCCGTCAGGTGACCTCGCATCTGTTGAGCCACGGCTACCAGGAAATCGGCATTATCTGCGGTCCGCTGGAGCGTTTTAACACCCAGGATCGTCTTGCGGGCTGGCGTCAGGCGCTGGCCGACTTTGGCATTACCGAACGGCCAGAGTGGATATTCCCAACGACCTATACCCGCGAAGGCGGTTATGAGGCCGGACAGCAAATGCTAAAAAACGACGCGTTACCTCGCGCGCTGTTTGCCAGCAACGAAGCACAGGCCATTGGCTGTATTCGGGCGCTGTCGGAACACAACATTACGGTGCCAGAGCAGGTTGCTCTGGTCTGTTTTAACGGAACGGACCAATCAGCGTTTCATGTCCCTTCATTAACCACCGTGCGACAGCCGGTAGGGGAAATGGCAAAAAGGGCCATCGCAATGCTGACAGCCCCGGAAGGCGAGGCACAGCTGAGTGAGTTTGCGCACCAGCTGGAAATAGGCGAATCCTGTGGCTGTTGCTTTAACGACAGCCGCAACGCCGCACAAAAATGATAATAAAAAAATGAAAAGATTGATTATTGATTGTGACCCAGGAAACGGCATCGTCGGTGCCAACGTTGATGATGGTCTGGCCATAGCGCTTGCGCTGGGGTCACCCAATATCTCGCTCGAGTTGATTACCACGGTCGCCGGCAACACGCCGTGCGAGCAGGGATTCAACGTAGCGAAAGATTTGATTGAAAATTTAGGCCTGACTATTCCGGTGTTGAAAGGGGCGACCCAGGCACTGGCCGAACCGCCACAGCCGTGGCGTGACGCGCTGGACAATCGGGTGCATGGCAACAAACTGGCGCATTTGTGGCAGGGCGTTCGTCAGCCGGAGGCCTTTGTGGCACCGGAAGAGGACGCGGCCGATGCTATCGCCCGGCTGATTTGTGCCAATCCCGGCGAGATTACCCTGGTGGCGATTGGGCCGTTAACCAACGTGGCGCTGGCGATGGAACGCTATCCGGAGATGGTGGAAGCGGTGCAGGAGATCGCCATTATGGGCGGCGTGTTTGCGCTGGATGACTATATCAAGGACACCAATTTCGGCCTCGATCCTGAAGCCGCGCACAAGGTGCTGAACAGCGGTGCGAACATCACCTTAGTGCCGATGGACGTCACCACCCAGACGCTGATGACGCACAGCGATCTGGACCGGATTGCCCGACTGAACACGCCGCTGGCGCGCTTTGTCACCGAAACGCTCAGGCCGTGGATGGATTACTCGATACAAACCCGCAATCTGCCGGGCTGCTGGATCCACGATGCGCTGGTGGTGGCCTGGCTGCTGAATCAACAGGTTGCCAAGGCCGCGGATTACTACGTCAATGTGGAGTTGCGGCCGGGACAGACGCGCGGGAAATCATGGCGCTATCGCCCGCCATTGCGGGTCGACGTGGCGATTGAGCCTTCAACGGCGGGACTGGTTCACGTACTGCAAACGGTGGATAACCGCCTGCTGCTCTCGATGCTGGAAAAAGCGCTGGCTTAAGGCTGTGCTCCCCGTCGCGGAAGACGGGGAGCCAGTTCATTTGACTCAGGCGACCTTCACCGCACGCTGCCAGCGAATGGCATCAATCACCAGCATCACCACCAGACTGATGCCCATCAACGGCAGGCTCAACGCCAACGCCACGGTAACCACCGACACCGCAAAACGGCCGCTAAGCGACAGCTGTCGCCAGTGATAAATCAGCGTTTCTGCCGGATGCGGGCCTTGCCCGGCGGCCGGACGGCGCAGCCACCATAAGCGATATCCCATCACAATCATTACGCATAATCCCAGCGCAAAAGCCGCCAGAATCAGCTGGTTCGGCAGGCCAAACAACACCCCCATATGGGCATCGACGCCCCAGCGCGTGAGTTTGGCCAGCAGGCCAAATTGCGCAAACTCCACCTTATCCAGCAGGGCATAGCTGCGCGGATCGACCGACACGCTGTCGACCTGGGTTGGCCAACGGCGGTCAATCTCGCTGACGGTCCAGGCCTTATCGGCGCGGGTGGTGGGACGGATTTCAATCTTGCCGGCTGAAATCCCCGCCGCGCGGGCGGTATGCACCACCGCATCAAACTGCTCCGGTGAGATGCTGACCGACGCCGCCGGATTGTCCGGCTTCTTTATGCCTGACTGTATGTGTTCAGCATGTTCATCGGCAGGCATAGCGTGTCCGGCGTGCTCATCGGCAGGCATGTTCATCCCTGACATCGCCTGATCGGCATGTGCATCAGCAGGCATGATCATACCCGGCATGCTGTCATCGGCCGCTTCCGCGTTTGGCGTCAGCGCGGTATTCACCGCAGGCGTCAGCCAGCCAAAGTGGGCACGCATCGACGAAATATTGTCGCCCGCCCAGCGCGACCAGGTCAGGCCGGTGGCCGAGAAGAAGATCAAACCCAGCAGCAGCGCCACGCCCAGCGTGCTGTGCCAGTAGCGGCTTCGCAGCAGGCTTTGTCCGCGAGAACGGCGGCCTTTTTTGATCCGGCCCGGCGCCCGGCTGGTGGCCCACAACAGCAGTCCGCCTAATGATGCCACCCATAACCAACTGGCGGCCAGCTCGCTGTAGTTCCGGCCAACGTCGCCCAACAGCAGATTCTGATGCAGATAATCCAGCCAGGTGCGCAGCGGCAGCACGCCGCTGGTGCCGTAAACGTTCAGCATGCCGCGTACTTCTAAGGTCTGAGGATCGACGAATACCGCGGTGGTGGCACTGCCGCCGTCTGGCGTGGTGAACATCACTCGCGTGGTTTCCCCGGCAGCGGGCGCCGGGCGCAGGGCGGTGATTTTCGCCTGTGGGCCAATAAACGACTCAGCGACCCGAACCTGATCGGCAAGAGAGCGTTCCGGCCCCCGGCTGTCGGTGAACAGCTGATGTGAGTAGAGCGCGTTTTCCAGCTGCGGCGTCATCACGTACAGCGTGCCGGTGAAGGCTGCGACGAAGATAAACGGACCGATAAACAGCCCGATATAGAAATGCAGACGACGCAGTAATGGCAGCAGGGCGCTGCGCGATTGTTCGGCGCGTGCAGACTGCGCCAGGATTTTTTCTGACATGATATTTTTCCATCCGCCTGTTTCCAGGCATGAGCAGGTGCCTGCCGCTATAACGACAGGATATTTTTAGTGTTTAACCGGCTCAGTAAGTGGGTGGGGCGCGCGGATGGAAAAACTGCGGAATAAACCGTGCCACAGCAGGGCGGAACGGCGGTGAATCGGGAAGCCTGGCGGCCTGAAGTGAAGACCACAGCACCGGGAAGTTGGTCAAATCTAACGGCAGGTGCGCCAGTAACACGCAGTAGCCACAGGCGCTGTCATCCATCATCGACATCGGATGGTGCTGCATCATGCGGGCATGTTCAAGCGGCGACATCGTGGCCATGTTCATGCCGTCCATCGGCATCTCATCATCCATCGCCATGTCATGATCCATGGCCATTCCCGGCATCATCATCGAATCACGCGCAGCATCACTCACCAGGGATTTGGAAATCACCGGAGCAATAAACAGCAGCAAAATGGCCACCACCGCCAGCCAGGCCGCAAAGCGGTTGGGCGAACGGTGCATCTGAATCAGCGACAAGCCTTGAACATCCTGGTCAAAAATCCACGGCGGGAGTGTAGCAAATAAACAATTAGCGCCGAAGCATTAACATCGCGGCAGCACCTTACCTCGGCTAACTATCAGGCGGGTAATGAAGTGTTACGCCGGTTTACAGCTTGAATCTTGCGCTGACAAAGACGCGAAGATCGCTATTTACTTACATGCTATAAACAAATAGTTAACATTTCTTGACCCGATATCCGGGCCTTGGCCGCAGCAAGACAGGATAACCCTATGTTCAACTGGACTTCGACCCAGCGCAATGTGGCTTTCGCCAGCTTTGCCAGCTGGACGCTGGACGCGTTCGACTTTTTTATACTGGTCTTCGTGTTGAGTGATATTGCTACCAACTTCCACACCGAAATTTCGCACGTCTCGCTGGCGATCATGCTGACGCTGGCGGTGCGACCGATTGGCGCGCTACTGTTTGGCCGCCTGGCCGAACGGTTTGGTCGTCGACCCATTCTGATGGTCAACATCCTGATGTTCTCGATTTTCGAATTGCTGTCCGCCTGGTCCCCGACCCTCGGCACCTTCCTCGCCTTCCGGGTGATCTACGGTATTGCGATGGGCGGCGTCTGGGGCGTGGCCTCATCCCTGGCGATGGAAACCATTCCTGACCGTTCGCGCGGGCTGATGTCGGGGATCTTCCAGGCGGGTTATCCCTGTGGCTATCTGCTGGCGTCGATTATCTTCGGCCTGTTCTATGCCTCCGTCGGCTGGCGCGGCATGTTCCTGATCGGCGCGTTGCCGGTGCTGCTGCTGCCGTTTATCTATTTCAAAGTCCCTGAATCGCCGGTATGGCTGGCGGCACGGGAACGTAAAGAGAGCACCGCGCTGATGCCGGTGCTGCGCAGCCACTGGAAGCTGTGCGTCTATCTGGTACTGCTGATGGCCTGCTTTAACTTCTTCAGCCATGGCACGCAGGATCTCTATCCCACCTTCCTGAAGGTACAGCACGGCTTCGATCCGCATACCGTCAGCATCATCGCTATCTGCTACAACATCGCCGCGATGCTCGGTGGCGTGTTCTTTGGCACGCTGTCAGAGAAAATTGGCCGTAAGAAAGCGATGATGATTGCCGCCTGCCTCGCGCTGCCGGTGATCCCGCTGTGGGCATTCTCAACCGGTTCGGTGATGATCGGGCTGGGCGCGTTCCTGATGCAGTTTATGGTCCAGGGCGCATGGGGCGTGGTGCCAACCTACCTGACCGAGCTGGTGCCGGCCAATACCCGCGCGGTGCTGCCAGGCTTCGTTTATCAGCTGGGTAACCTGATTGCCTCAGTCAATGCCACGCTGCAATCATCGATAGCGGAAGCGCATGGCAACAACTATGGCCTGGCGATGGCGATTGTCGCCGGCACCGTGGCGGTGTTGATCTGTGTGTTGGTGGCTTTCGGCAGGGAAACGCGCGGGGTGGAGATATCGTCCTCACCCGGCAAGGTGAGCGAGCAGTCCCGCTAGGGGAGTAAGCGAAAAGGGCGGTTCTCAGAGCCGCCCTTTTTTGTTGCCGTCAGGCAGGGATCTCGCAGACGTCGACCCATTTGGCGTCGGTCAGTTGCGCCAGCATCTCGGGCGAAATACGCACGGCGCTGTTAATCGATCCGGCTGCAGGCAGCACTTCTTCATAACGCTTCAGCGAGATATCGCACAGGATCTGTAAAGGGGTTTCCAGTCCGAACGGGCAGACGCCGCCGACCGGATGACCGGTCCAGTTCACCACTTCATCAGTGCTGAGCATGCGCGCTTTGGCACCCAACGTCGCTTTCAGCTTACGGTTATCCAGGCGGGCATCGCCGCGAGTCACAATTAATACCACCCGATCTTTCACCTTCAGCGACAGGGTTTTGGCAATCTGGCCAGGCTCCACATGGTGTGCCCGTGCCGCCAGAGCGACCGTTGCCGTGCTCTCGGCCAACTCGATAATGCCAATATCAGGGGCGCGCTCGGCAAAGAACTGCCGTACAGACTCCAGGCTCATGCTTTTCTCCCACATAACGAAGCGCATAAAGTTGCCACAGAGCAGACTGACTGTAAACGGGAAGGCGTTAATTTAGCTTAGCGTGCAGTTTCCGCAGCGCTCAACTTCCGGCAGGCGATAGCGCTGGCAGCAGGTACGTCGCTGCATTTCACCGTCACGCGGGAGCATGGTGCGATAGAAAGGGTTGTCGGAACCGTCCAGCAGGGTTTTGCTGAAGAAGAAGGCGTGTTCGAGTTCGGCGTGCAGGGATTTGCCCAGCAGAGGGGCCAGTTCACCGAGGAACCAGTGCACGGCGAAGCCGGTGTTGCTCCAGATAAGCTTGCCGTTGATATCACCGTGCTGCTCAATGGCGCGCACCGCCGGGATCAGATGCTGTTGGATCAGGCGATCCATACGACGTTGTGGGCTAAGGAAACGGGCTTCTTCATCTTCGCGCACGTCAAACCAGAAGGTTGCCGGGCGGCCGGTTTCATGGAACTCAACGTGGCAATGCTCGGGTGAGCAGTCCAGCGGGCGGTTTTCAATCAGCAGTGCCATCATCATCGGCGGCAGCACCAGGCCGAAATACCACTGCGCCCAGAGCGACTGCAGCGGCTTGTTTTCGCGTTCCATCTCGCCCTGCTCACGGTAGATATAGTCACCGTACTGCGCGTTAAGGCGGGCGAAATTCTCCGGTGTCGACCAGCGGTCCAGCGTCATGCTGCTGGCGGGCGCTTCTTCCCCCAGCTTCACGCTATCCAGGAAATAAGCACGGTGTTCACTGAACAAGGCGCGCAGCGAAGACGCCAGCGAACGATTGCTCTGCAAAAAGATCAGCGGATGTGAACCATACTCAACTGCCTGACGGACGATGGTGGCCATGGGATTTCCAGCGTAAACCGAATACAAAAACAAATGATAATCGTTCTTGATTCTATCTGAGGCCATACGCACAAACAAGCAGCAAATTGTGCGCCGGGTCTGGAAGGCAATTGATAAGCAACCTGGCTGAATTTTGATCGCATTGGCCATAATAACAGCAGGGATTACGCTGTAGATTAACAGGCAGGCGTTATTGACGGCTTTATAGCAGCTTATTCCATAACCGGGACGTTTCCCGGCATTGTAGAGTTAATTCCAATTATAGGGAATAACAATGGCTGGGTTATTTGCTGTTATCACCTCCGCCGAAGAATGCATTATTGCCATTTTTTATTAACAACAATTTTTCATTCATCGGCTTAATGAATAGGGAATAAAAGCGCAGGTCATTATGCCAAATAAACCCGTCAGGCCTGGGATTTGTATTAAGGAGAGCGATAAATTAATTCAACGTATTGGCCCGGGCGTCCGGGCCAGTTAAAAATATCACATTGCATCTGCGGGGTGGTTAAGCGGACTTTTCGTTATGTCTTCAAAGGAGAGGATCGTATTACGTCCACGGCCTTTTGCCAGATAAAGTGCGCGGTCGGCATTGGCCAGCGCCGTATCGAAATCTTCTTCGATTAAGGGCGCAAACCCGGCGCTGATGGTGACGTGGGTAGCGACCCGGTCATTAAACAGATGCGGGATCTCCAGATTCAGCACGTACTGGCGGATGCGCTCCGACAGCTTACGGGCAATCGACTCATTGACGTTGGTCAGCAGCACCAGAAACTCTTCGCCGCCATAGCGGGTCACAATGTCCCTTGAACGCACCGCATCCCGTATCGCCACCGAGACACGCGCCAACGCCTGATCGCCCATCGCATGGCCGTAGTTGTCGTTGTAGGCCTTGAAGTTGTCGATATCCAGCAGCAGTACGAAGTGGCTGCCCGCGTGGTTCTCGAGGATGTTCTCCAGCCGGTTTTTCAGCCCACGGCGATTGTACAGGCCGGTCAACGGATCGAGCATGCTGAGGTCGCTGTAGGTCTCTTTCTCTTCATACAGCTGACGCATCAGGCGCAGGGTAAAGTTGTCCCTGCGGCGCTGCATCAGGTGGTGCAAGGTGAAGCCAATCAGCGGCAGCGCAATGGTAAACAGGATCAGCAGCGTGTTCTGCCCGTGGTCCAGCACCAACACCGCGACGGAAGGCGGAGCCGTATGCAGGCAAAATGCCAGCAGATGGTCGCCCAGCGCGATGGCACTGATAAAAAACACGCTAATCAGACTGATTACTAAAAAGCTGCCGTCGAAATAAAATACCCTTTCGTACTTATCGTAAATTTGCCACGTCCACAGCAAACCGGTAATTACCGCGACCAGATTTAATATCGGAAATTTCCCTGACGGCTTTAAAAGCATCCACGCGATGATCACCGCACAAAATAGTGCGATGGCAACCGTGGGAATTGAAAACTGAACCTGTCCCAGTTTCCCTTTAGTGCTACATAAACAAAATAAAGATGTTGCTGTGTTTAAAAAGAGAAAGAGCATCAGCGACAGCCGATGCTTGCTGTTAAGCAATTCATCATAGCTTTGTAATTTCATTATTTTCTACTCGTGACTGCAATGAATAAACCCGCACCATTAACCTAAATTGGCGGACTACATTCGCGCGTGGAATAGTTTCTTTCTGTTATTATTTGGAATTTCTTAATAGTGAACGCTGCCAATTTACCACTTAACATTCGGAGTGTCATCAGCGCGGGCAAAGTTTCAACAGCGGCTCGGTAAATTATGCTGCAAAGTGATAAATATTCTTATATGCTATTGGTAATCATTATCATTTGAAAGGGTGTGGGTACGACAATGCTGATAGCACTGGTCACCGCATGTGGACTTTGGGGGGTAAGCTGGATGTTCGGAAAAAAACTGGATAGCGCCTGGGGCGTGTTGCTGCCCTGTGCAGTGATGCCGCTTATCGCCCTGATGAAACTGTCATTCAGCGAATGGCGGGTGATCATGGTGATTGCGCTGTTGGCCACCGTGGCGATGCTCTATCACAAACGTCTGCGTCATTACCTGCTGTTACCTTCCTGCCTGGCACTGGCGGGCGGCATGGCGGCCATATCCGTCAATTTCGGCATGCTTTAACAGAACAGGGGACGGTGAGTCGCAAAGGAACAGCGGATCAAACAGATGAAAATCGGATTGCAGCGTGAAAACAGAAAGTGATTCAGAGAAAGGCCGTGCAGAGATAATCGGGGAGATGATGCAGGGAAAAGCAGTGAGCCAGTTTCAACGTGGTGCGAAGAGAGGGACTTGAACCCTCACGTCCGTAAGAACACTAACACCTGAAGCTAGCGCGTCTACCAATTCCGCCACCTTCGCATTCTGTTGAACTTAACTTTTTATTCATATCACCGCATTGGTGCGAAGGGAGGGACTTGAACCCTCACGTCCGTAAGAACACTAACACCTGAAGCTAGCGCGTCTACCAATTCCGCCACCATCGCTCGAATGCTGCGTAATATGAACAACGTGATTTATG carries:
- a CDS encoding GGDEF domain-containing protein produces the protein MKLQSYDELLNSKHRLSLMLFLFLNTATSLFCLCSTKGKLGQVQFSIPTVAIALFCAVIIAWMLLKPSGKFPILNLVAVITGLLWTWQIYDKYERVFYFDGSFLVISLISVFFISAIALGDHLLAFCLHTAPPSVAVLVLDHGQNTLLILFTIALPLIGFTLHHLMQRRRDNFTLRLMRQLYEEKETYSDLSMLDPLTGLYNRRGLKNRLENILENHAGSHFVLLLDIDNFKAYNDNYGHAMGDQALARVSVAIRDAVRSRDIVTRYGGEEFLVLLTNVNESIARKLSERIRQYVLNLEIPHLFNDRVATHVTISAGFAPLIEEDFDTALANADRALYLAKGRGRNTILSFEDITKSPLNHPADAM
- a CDS encoding MFS transporter produces the protein MFNWTSTQRNVAFASFASWTLDAFDFFILVFVLSDIATNFHTEISHVSLAIMLTLAVRPIGALLFGRLAERFGRRPILMVNILMFSIFELLSAWSPTLGTFLAFRVIYGIAMGGVWGVASSLAMETIPDRSRGLMSGIFQAGYPCGYLLASIIFGLFYASVGWRGMFLIGALPVLLLPFIYFKVPESPVWLAARERKESTALMPVLRSHWKLCVYLVLLMACFNFFSHGTQDLYPTFLKVQHGFDPHTVSIIAICYNIAAMLGGVFFGTLSEKIGRKKAMMIAACLALPVIPLWAFSTGSVMIGLGAFLMQFMVQGAWGVVPTYLTELVPANTRAVLPGFVYQLGNLIASVNATLQSSIAEAHGNNYGLAMAIVAGTVAVLICVLVAFGRETRGVEISSSPGKVSEQSR
- a CDS encoding PepSY-associated TM helix domain-containing protein — its product is MSEKILAQSARAEQSRSALLPLLRRLHFYIGLFIGPFIFVAAFTGTLYVMTPQLENALYSHQLFTDSRGPERSLADQVRVAESFIGPQAKITALRPAPAAGETTRVMFTTPDGGSATTAVFVDPQTLEVRGMLNVYGTSGVLPLRTWLDYLHQNLLLGDVGRNYSELAASWLWVASLGGLLLWATSRAPGRIKKGRRSRGQSLLRSRYWHSTLGVALLLGLIFFSATGLTWSRWAGDNISSMRAHFGWLTPAVNTALTPNAEAADDSMPGMIMPADAHADQAMSGMNMPADEHAGHAMPADEHAEHIQSGIKKPDNPAASVSISPEQFDAVVHTARAAGISAGKIEIRPTTRADKAWTVSEIDRRWPTQVDSVSVDPRSYALLDKVEFAQFGLLAKLTRWGVDAHMGVLFGLPNQLILAAFALGLCVMIVMGYRLWWLRRPAAGQGPHPAETLIYHWRQLSLSGRFAVSVVTVALALSLPLMGISLVVMLVIDAIRWQRAVKVA
- a CDS encoding LacI family DNA-binding transcriptional regulator, with protein sequence MVKSTVNRATRSDVAKEAGTSVAVVSYVMNNGPRPVAEATRLRVLEAIKKTGYRPNSVARALASGTTKTYGLVVPNISNAFIASFAHALQQEALSNGMVMLLGDAGDSRQRELELINNLLSRQVDGLFYNSVDRHPYIDVIQATGTPLVMLDRVDPSLKVNILRVDEREAARQVTSHLLSHGYQEIGIICGPLERFNTQDRLAGWRQALADFGITERPEWIFPTTYTREGGYEAGQQMLKNDALPRALFASNEAQAIGCIRALSEHNITVPEQVALVCFNGTDQSAFHVPSLTTVRQPVGEMAKRAIAMLTAPEGEAQLSEFAHQLEIGESCGCCFNDSRNAAQK
- a CDS encoding DUF1435 domain-containing protein; amino-acid sequence: MLIALVTACGLWGVSWMFGKKLDSAWGVLLPCAVMPLIALMKLSFSEWRVIMVIALLATVAMLYHKRLRHYLLLPSCLALAGGMAAISVNFGML
- a CDS encoding nucleoside hydrolase, whose product is MKRLIIDCDPGNGIVGANVDDGLAIALALGSPNISLELITTVAGNTPCEQGFNVAKDLIENLGLTIPVLKGATQALAEPPQPWRDALDNRVHGNKLAHLWQGVRQPEAFVAPEEDAADAIARLICANPGEITLVAIGPLTNVALAMERYPEMVEAVQEIAIMGGVFALDDYIKDTNFGLDPEAAHKVLNSGANITLVPMDVTTQTLMTHSDLDRIARLNTPLARFVTETLRPWMDYSIQTRNLPGCWIHDALVVAWLLNQQVAKAADYYVNVELRPGQTRGKSWRYRPPLRVDVAIEPSTAGLVHVLQTVDNRLLLSMLEKALA
- a CDS encoding YbaK/EbsC family protein is translated as MSLESVRQFFAERAPDIGIIELAESTATVALAARAHHVEPGQIAKTLSLKVKDRVVLIVTRGDARLDNRKLKATLGAKARMLSTDEVVNWTGHPVGGVCPFGLETPLQILCDISLKRYEEVLPAAGSINSAVRISPEMLAQLTDAKWVDVCEIPA
- the fhuF gene encoding siderophore-iron reductase FhuF; amino-acid sequence: MATIVRQAVEYGSHPLIFLQSNRSLASSLRALFSEHRAYFLDSVKLGEEAPASSMTLDRWSTPENFARLNAQYGDYIYREQGEMERENKPLQSLWAQWYFGLVLPPMMMALLIENRPLDCSPEHCHVEFHETGRPATFWFDVREDEEARFLSPQRRMDRLIQQHLIPAVRAIEQHGDINGKLIWSNTGFAVHWFLGELAPLLGKSLHAELEHAFFFSKTLLDGSDNPFYRTMLPRDGEMQRRTCCQRYRLPEVERCGNCTLS
- a CDS encoding DUF2946 domain-containing protein, with amino-acid sequence MHRSPNRFAAWLAVVAILLLFIAPVISKSLVSDAARDSMMMPGMAMDHDMAMDDEMPMDGMNMATMSPLEHARMMQHHPMSMMDDSACGYCVLLAHLPLDLTNFPVLWSSLQAARLPDSPPFRPAVARFIPQFFHPRAPPTY